A window of the Cystobacter fuscus genome harbors these coding sequences:
- a CDS encoding AAA family ATPase has protein sequence MTSPPFAPAQTDTSPTAVAAAHTIREGVLTEVRKAVVGQDEPLELMLVGLVAGGHVLLEGVPGVAKTLMAKALARSISADFKRIQFTPDLMPADILGTSIFDLKSQAFTLVRGPIFTDLLLADEINRAPAKTQSALLEAMQERGVSLEGRHLALSPLFSVFATQNPVESEGTYPLPEAQLDRFLLKIDVGYPAPEEEDAILAAVHRGFDSGDLERAGVGAAVTKEGILEARQALSTLTVEPSVISYVRQLVAATRTSSRIRLGAGPRAGVHLLLASKALAALRGRGFVTPEDVRFLAEPVLKHRLLLSPDAELDGATPADVLREVVRSVEVPR, from the coding sequence ATGACTTCGCCCCCCTTCGCCCCCGCCCAGACCGACACCTCCCCCACCGCCGTGGCCGCCGCCCACACCATCCGCGAGGGCGTGCTCACCGAGGTGCGCAAGGCCGTCGTCGGACAGGACGAGCCGCTCGAGTTGATGCTCGTGGGCCTCGTCGCCGGCGGCCACGTGCTGCTCGAGGGCGTGCCCGGCGTGGCCAAGACGCTCATGGCCAAGGCGCTCGCGCGCTCCATCAGCGCGGACTTCAAGCGGATTCAGTTCACCCCGGACCTGATGCCCGCGGACATCCTGGGCACCAGCATCTTCGACCTGAAGAGCCAGGCCTTCACCCTGGTGCGCGGCCCCATCTTCACGGACCTGCTCCTGGCGGACGAAATCAATCGCGCCCCGGCCAAGACGCAGTCCGCCCTGCTCGAGGCCATGCAGGAGCGCGGCGTGTCGCTCGAGGGCCGCCACCTGGCGCTCTCGCCGCTCTTCTCCGTCTTCGCCACGCAGAACCCGGTGGAGTCCGAGGGCACCTACCCCCTGCCCGAGGCCCAGCTCGACCGCTTCCTGTTGAAGATCGACGTGGGCTACCCGGCGCCCGAGGAGGAGGACGCCATCCTCGCCGCGGTGCACCGGGGCTTCGACTCGGGCGACCTGGAGCGCGCGGGCGTGGGCGCGGCGGTGACGAAGGAGGGCATCCTCGAGGCGCGGCAGGCGCTCAGCACCCTCACGGTGGAGCCCTCGGTCATCTCCTACGTGCGCCAGCTCGTGGCGGCCACGCGCACCTCCAGCCGCATCCGCCTGGGCGCGGGGCCTCGCGCCGGGGTGCACCTGCTGCTCGCGTCCAAGGCGCTGGCGGCGCTGCGCGGCCGGGGCTTCGTCACCCCCGAGGACGTGCGCTTCCTCGCGGAGCCGGTGCTCAAGCACCGCCTGTTGTTGTCGCCGGACGCGGAGCTGGACGGGGCCACGCCCGCGGACGTGCTGCGCGAGGTGGTGCGTTCCGTCGAGGTCCCCCGGTGA
- a CDS encoding serine/threonine-protein kinase PknK — MENDKTVPSPPGLAPAVLPAGWTVADRFVIQDLAGSGGMGFVYRALDQVTGRQVALKLLLVGASADAAMRFHREAQLLAGLTHPAIVAHVAHGTLAEGPPYLAMEWLEGEELSHRLHRGPLSPTESLAMVRRATEGLAVAHRQGVVHRDIKPSNLFLRAGRPEDVVLLDFGLARYAAPSLDAVTVAGTVVGTPGYMAPEQASSQDEIPPAADIFSLGCVLYECLTGQPPFSAPHFAAVLAKILFADPVPLRRLRPDLPQGLRGLVDRMLAKDLARRPADADQLLRLLAELDTVPRMLSSATIPGPSGMAGAEQKLFSVLLVSTHTPGPEGATRVLQPGAAPRDALRAALKNSGAQVELLADGSLVATVMPERGTATDQAAVAARSALSFKEHWPDASVVLVTGVGQLNERLPVGNAMDKAGELLRHVGKEHATGPVVMDEVTAGLLGPGFQLSRVEQGMFVLRGEQLGVDESRLLLGKPTPCVGRDQELSLLEMTFQNSAEESTAKAVLVTASAGTGKSRLRHEFLRRMERNAPRTLVLLGRGDPMSAGVASGLLGQVFRRLCGIVEGEPLQVQRERLRERISRHLPEERAEGTVEFIGELCAVPMLDEDDVLMRSARNDPRLMSTQVERALVTFLEAECAQHPVLLVLEDLHWSDALTVRRVDALLRDLAEQPFGVLALARPEVKDMFPFPWTRRFQEVPLQGLSRKASGRLVREVLGPRVEESVVRWAVEMADGNALFLEELIRVASEGRGTEAPETVLAVLQARLMRMESGVRQVLLAASIFGRDFWSGGVGELLGDQFSRAMLEGHLRALVDQEVIEPRGDSVLPTETSYRFRHALLQEAAYGLLSDVYRPEGHRLAAAWLERLGGTDPLVLATHHQRGGQSERAVHYFSLAAERLFALYDLPGTMRCVVEALACGVEGDRSVHLRALQAVVAFWMDDLQRSLSLGAVVLDELEPGSRLWCWLVGGQIVGGAYLGMDAEKAARLNARLWNTAPLPDAVDAHHWALACLGLSLVYSGARWDLEGWLERMRGMATEGVARAWTRYLDGFFHYLFEPRPWTAFVLAEEGTRLFRKLGMERDALIVQTCVSLALGAAGDMPGALERMREVLATGRRLEEHLVVGSALAYRSVLLAGSADPELRREAHVLAREGVDDGLATFRQGVSHAVLAKTWSEPETLAEAEAHARKACSLLTPFQADVVFARSVLSTVLLARGNVAQAREEAVLGVRELERNHGQGVYAVAMYLALAEACLREGDRALAESSLRQALECVRARAADIPEPAHRARFLREIPENVRVVALARECWGDASVDGLS; from the coding sequence ATGGAAAACGACAAGACGGTTCCATCACCTCCTGGGTTGGCTCCCGCGGTTCTTCCCGCGGGATGGACGGTCGCCGACCGCTTCGTCATTCAGGACCTCGCGGGCAGTGGAGGCATGGGGTTCGTCTACCGGGCGTTGGATCAAGTCACCGGCCGGCAGGTGGCCCTCAAGTTGTTGCTGGTGGGCGCCTCGGCGGACGCGGCGATGCGCTTCCACCGCGAGGCCCAGCTGCTCGCGGGCCTGACCCATCCGGCCATTGTCGCCCACGTGGCGCATGGCACGCTCGCGGAAGGTCCGCCCTACCTGGCGATGGAGTGGCTCGAGGGGGAGGAACTCTCGCACCGCCTGCATCGCGGGCCGTTGAGCCCCACGGAGAGTCTGGCCATGGTGCGCCGCGCCACCGAGGGCCTCGCCGTGGCCCACCGCCAGGGCGTGGTCCATCGCGACATCAAGCCCTCCAACCTCTTCCTGCGCGCGGGCCGCCCCGAGGACGTGGTGCTGCTGGACTTCGGGCTGGCCCGCTATGCCGCGCCCTCGCTGGATGCGGTCACCGTGGCGGGCACGGTGGTGGGCACTCCGGGCTACATGGCGCCCGAGCAGGCCTCGAGCCAGGACGAGATCCCCCCCGCGGCGGACATCTTCTCGCTGGGCTGCGTGCTCTACGAGTGCCTCACGGGCCAGCCGCCCTTCTCGGCCCCGCACTTCGCCGCCGTGCTGGCGAAGATCCTCTTCGCCGACCCGGTGCCCCTGCGCAGGCTGCGTCCGGACCTGCCGCAGGGCTTGCGCGGGCTGGTGGACCGGATGCTGGCCAAGGATCTCGCGCGCCGGCCGGCGGATGCCGACCAGCTCTTGCGCCTGCTGGCGGAGCTGGACACCGTGCCCCGCATGCTGTCCTCCGCGACGATCCCCGGTCCCTCCGGCATGGCGGGCGCCGAGCAGAAGCTCTTCAGCGTGCTGCTCGTGTCCACCCATACGCCTGGCCCGGAGGGGGCGACCCGGGTGCTCCAGCCCGGCGCGGCGCCCCGGGATGCCCTGCGCGCGGCCCTCAAGAACTCGGGGGCGCAGGTGGAGTTGCTGGCGGACGGCTCGCTGGTGGCCACGGTGATGCCCGAGCGGGGCACCGCCACGGATCAGGCGGCGGTGGCGGCCCGCTCCGCCCTGTCCTTCAAGGAGCACTGGCCCGATGCCTCGGTGGTGCTCGTCACCGGCGTGGGGCAGCTCAACGAGCGCCTCCCGGTGGGCAACGCCATGGACAAGGCCGGAGAGCTGCTGCGCCACGTGGGCAAGGAGCACGCCACCGGCCCGGTGGTGATGGACGAGGTCACCGCGGGGCTGCTGGGCCCGGGCTTCCAGTTGTCACGCGTGGAGCAGGGCATGTTCGTGCTGCGGGGCGAGCAGCTCGGCGTGGACGAGTCCCGGCTGTTGTTGGGCAAGCCCACGCCGTGCGTGGGCCGGGATCAGGAGCTGTCCCTGCTGGAGATGACCTTCCAGAACAGCGCGGAGGAGTCCACCGCGAAGGCGGTGCTGGTGACGGCGTCCGCGGGGACGGGCAAGTCCCGGTTGCGCCATGAGTTCCTCCGTCGCATGGAGCGCAACGCGCCGCGGACCCTGGTGCTCCTGGGGCGTGGGGATCCGATGAGCGCGGGCGTGGCCTCCGGCCTGCTGGGGCAGGTGTTCCGGCGGCTGTGCGGCATCGTGGAGGGCGAGCCCCTGCAGGTGCAGCGGGAGCGGTTGCGCGAGCGCATCTCGCGGCACCTGCCGGAGGAGCGGGCCGAGGGGACGGTGGAGTTCATCGGCGAGCTGTGCGCCGTGCCCATGCTCGACGAGGACGATGTGTTGATGCGCTCCGCGCGCAATGATCCCCGGCTGATGAGCACCCAGGTGGAACGGGCGCTGGTGACCTTCCTCGAGGCGGAGTGTGCCCAGCACCCGGTGTTGCTGGTGCTGGAGGATCTGCACTGGAGCGACGCGCTGACGGTGCGGCGGGTGGACGCGCTCTTGAGAGACCTGGCCGAGCAGCCCTTCGGGGTGCTGGCCCTGGCGCGGCCCGAGGTGAAGGACATGTTTCCCTTCCCCTGGACGCGGCGCTTCCAGGAGGTGCCGCTGCAGGGCCTGAGCCGCAAGGCGAGCGGGCGGCTCGTCCGGGAGGTGCTGGGGCCCCGGGTGGAAGAGAGCGTGGTGCGCTGGGCGGTGGAGATGGCCGACGGCAACGCGCTCTTCCTGGAGGAGCTCATCCGCGTGGCGTCCGAGGGGCGGGGGACGGAGGCGCCGGAGACGGTGCTGGCGGTGCTCCAGGCGCGTCTGATGCGGATGGAGTCCGGCGTGCGCCAGGTCTTGCTGGCGGCCAGCATCTTCGGCCGCGACTTCTGGTCGGGCGGCGTGGGCGAGCTGTTGGGCGATCAGTTCTCCAGGGCGATGTTGGAGGGGCACCTGCGCGCGCTCGTGGATCAGGAGGTCATCGAGCCGCGGGGCGACAGTGTCCTGCCGACCGAGACGAGCTACCGCTTCCGCCACGCGCTCCTCCAGGAAGCGGCCTATGGCCTGCTGTCCGACGTCTACCGTCCGGAAGGCCACCGGCTGGCGGCCGCCTGGCTGGAGCGGCTGGGCGGGACGGATCCGCTGGTGCTCGCCACGCACCACCAACGGGGCGGACAATCCGAGCGCGCCGTGCACTACTTCTCCCTGGCGGCCGAGCGGCTCTTCGCCCTGTACGATCTGCCGGGGACGATGCGGTGCGTGGTGGAGGCGCTGGCCTGCGGGGTGGAGGGGGACCGCTCCGTCCACCTGCGCGCGCTCCAGGCGGTGGTGGCGTTCTGGATGGATGATCTGCAGCGCTCGCTGTCGCTCGGCGCCGTGGTGTTGGACGAGCTGGAGCCCGGCAGCCGGCTGTGGTGCTGGTTGGTGGGGGGACAGATCGTGGGGGGGGCCTACCTGGGAATGGACGCCGAGAAGGCGGCCCGGTTGAACGCCCGCCTGTGGAACACCGCGCCCCTGCCCGATGCCGTGGACGCCCACCACTGGGCCCTGGCGTGTCTGGGCCTGTCGCTCGTCTACTCGGGAGCGCGGTGGGATCTGGAAGGGTGGCTCGAGCGGATGCGGGGCATGGCCACCGAGGGGGTGGCGCGCGCCTGGACGCGCTACCTGGATGGCTTCTTCCACTACCTCTTCGAGCCGCGGCCCTGGACGGCCTTCGTGCTGGCCGAGGAAGGCACGCGCTTGTTCCGCAAGCTCGGCATGGAGCGCGACGCGCTCATCGTGCAGACCTGCGTGTCCCTGGCGCTGGGGGCCGCGGGCGACATGCCTGGCGCCCTGGAGCGCATGCGCGAGGTGCTGGCCACGGGACGGCGGTTGGAGGAGCACCTCGTGGTGGGCTCGGCCCTGGCGTATCGCAGCGTGCTGCTGGCCGGCAGCGCGGATCCGGAGCTGCGCCGGGAAGCCCATGTGCTGGCGCGAGAGGGAGTGGACGACGGCCTGGCCACGTTCCGTCAGGGCGTGTCGCACGCCGTGCTGGCGAAGACCTGGAGCGAGCCGGAGACGCTGGCGGAGGCCGAGGCGCACGCGCGCAAGGCGTGCTCCCTGCTGACGCCCTTCCAGGCCGACGTGGTCTTCGCGCGGAGCGTGCTCAGCACCGTGCTGCTCGCTCGGGGCAACGTGGCGCAGGCGCGGGAAGAGGCGGTGCTCGGGGTGCGCGAGCTGGAGCGCAACCACGGCCAGGGCGTCTACGCGGTCGCCATGTACCTGGCGCTGGCGGAGGCGTGCCTGCGCGAGGGAGACCGGGCGTTGGCGGAGTCCTCGCTGCGCCAGGCCCTGGAGTGCGTGCGGGCCCGGGCCGCGGACATCCCCGAGCCCGCCCACCGCGCGCGCTTCCTGCGCGAGATTCCCGAGAATGTCCGGGTGGTGGCGCTGGCCCGGGAGTGCTGGGGAGACGCCAGCGTGGACGGGCTCTCGTGA
- a CDS encoding DUF4350 domain-containing protein, producing the protein MRDRFPLLVVGCLLLTAVLGAWLVRGAARGGFADTLSTWRAQPDGARGLFLLAQESGLPVTRRTADLLILSEPGTLVLLAVEVEGAHEDDPDQTALAADRGSDLEDEEVPRHGFNRLHVPELSDDETEKLLEYVRSGHSLVLVPWGSKENPLLDALGVSLTKADTSLPMRTLVPPLSSPYTLGVERVEARVQAYLALSAEGAIPVLEDEPLGMTVAAVVPYGTGKVLVVGAPELAMNQALARADNARFWLSALEALGPGPYAFDEHHHGFTNERSVVDFARRYGLHFAVAQLLLGLSLWALALQRFGRPRPPPESQRVGTTDALFAMSRLYREGHHHAFAAGLLSRGLIQELAGHAGLPAHAPAQAVAESLTAHGQAELARGLREVVHKAANVTSESELLHLATRAAAVRQRLPSSGPRPAAPPAQTPEEP; encoded by the coding sequence GTGCGTGACCGCTTCCCCCTGCTGGTGGTGGGCTGCCTGCTCTTGACCGCGGTGCTGGGCGCCTGGCTCGTGCGAGGCGCGGCCCGGGGCGGCTTCGCCGACACGCTCTCCACCTGGCGCGCCCAGCCGGATGGGGCCCGGGGACTCTTCCTCCTCGCCCAGGAGAGTGGCCTGCCCGTCACGCGACGCACCGCGGATCTGCTCATCCTCTCCGAGCCGGGCACGCTCGTGCTGCTCGCCGTGGAGGTGGAGGGCGCCCACGAGGACGACCCGGACCAGACGGCGCTCGCCGCCGACCGGGGCTCGGACCTGGAGGACGAGGAGGTCCCCCGCCACGGCTTCAACCGGCTGCACGTGCCCGAGCTGAGCGACGACGAGACGGAGAAGCTGCTCGAGTACGTCCGCTCCGGCCACTCGCTCGTGCTCGTGCCCTGGGGCTCGAAGGAGAACCCGCTGCTCGACGCGCTCGGGGTGTCGCTCACCAAGGCGGACACGTCCCTGCCCATGCGCACGCTCGTTCCCCCGCTCTCCAGTCCCTACACCCTGGGCGTGGAGCGCGTGGAGGCACGCGTCCAGGCCTACCTGGCGCTGTCCGCCGAGGGCGCCATCCCCGTGCTCGAAGACGAGCCGCTGGGCATGACGGTGGCGGCGGTGGTGCCCTATGGGACGGGCAAGGTGCTGGTGGTGGGGGCGCCGGAGCTGGCGATGAACCAGGCCCTCGCGCGCGCGGACAACGCCCGGTTCTGGTTGAGCGCCCTGGAGGCGCTGGGCCCCGGCCCCTATGCCTTCGACGAGCACCACCATGGCTTCACCAACGAGCGCTCGGTGGTGGACTTCGCCCGCCGCTACGGCCTGCACTTCGCGGTGGCGCAGCTGCTGCTCGGCCTGAGCCTGTGGGCCCTGGCGCTCCAGCGCTTCGGCCGGCCCCGTCCTCCGCCCGAGTCCCAGCGCGTGGGCACCACGGATGCCCTCTTCGCCATGAGCCGCCTGTACCGCGAGGGCCACCACCATGCCTTCGCCGCGGGCCTGCTGAGCCGGGGCCTCATCCAGGAGCTGGCCGGGCACGCGGGCCTGCCCGCCCACGCGCCCGCCCAGGCCGTGGCCGAGAGCCTCACCGCGCACGGCCAGGCGGAGCTCGCCCGGGGCCTGCGCGAAGTCGTCCACAAGGCCGCGAACGTGACCAGCGAGAGCGAGCTGCTCCACCTGGCCACGCGCGCCGCGGCCGTGCGCCAACGCCTGCCTTCTTCCGGGCCGCGCCCCGCCGCGCCCCCCGCCCAGACACCCGAGGAGCCATGA
- a CDS encoding stage II sporulation protein M: MEMPEFIEARRPRWQQLESLLDKAEGKGLRALELEEARSLGRLYRAVSSDLLWVRARSGAADVSEYLNDLVGRAYALTYPGERPRFADVWNFVARGFPALLRQEWRMYAASLLMFLAGLGFGYLGMLVDPDAAPYLVPAEHLSLDPLQRARDEAAGQGATVGEQAQFTTFLFTHNIQVAFLAFALGITAGVGTGIMLFSNGLMLGALAQVYTAKGMAGWFWAWILPHGIPEITAICIAGAAGLVIARGQVAPRGLPRGVALRQEAVRAVRLLFGTLALFVLAGFIEGTISQIHPPKLSVAFKVSFALVVGLGVYAYLGSDWMRGAGRARDGVATPPR; this comes from the coding sequence ATGGAGATGCCCGAGTTCATCGAGGCGCGCCGGCCGCGCTGGCAGCAACTGGAGTCCCTGCTCGACAAGGCCGAGGGCAAGGGGCTGCGCGCCCTGGAACTCGAGGAGGCCCGCTCGCTGGGGCGGCTCTACCGGGCCGTCTCGAGCGACCTGCTGTGGGTGCGCGCGCGCAGCGGCGCCGCCGACGTGAGCGAGTACCTCAATGATCTGGTGGGCCGAGCCTACGCGCTCACCTATCCGGGCGAGCGGCCGAGGTTCGCGGACGTGTGGAACTTCGTCGCCCGGGGGTTTCCCGCCCTGCTGCGCCAGGAGTGGCGCATGTACGCGGCGTCGCTGTTGATGTTCCTCGCGGGCCTGGGCTTCGGCTACCTGGGCATGCTGGTGGACCCGGACGCCGCGCCCTACCTCGTCCCCGCCGAACACCTGAGCCTGGACCCGCTCCAGCGCGCCCGGGACGAGGCCGCGGGGCAGGGGGCGACCGTGGGCGAGCAAGCCCAGTTCACCACCTTCCTCTTCACCCACAACATCCAGGTGGCCTTCCTCGCCTTCGCGCTGGGCATCACCGCGGGCGTGGGTACGGGCATCATGCTCTTCAGCAACGGGCTGATGCTGGGCGCGCTCGCGCAGGTGTACACCGCCAAGGGCATGGCGGGCTGGTTCTGGGCGTGGATCCTCCCGCACGGCATTCCGGAGATCACCGCCATCTGCATCGCGGGCGCGGCGGGCCTCGTCATCGCCCGGGGGCAGGTGGCGCCGCGAGGACTGCCCCGCGGCGTGGCGCTGCGTCAGGAGGCGGTGCGCGCGGTGCGGCTGCTCTTCGGCACGCTCGCGCTCTTCGTGCTCGCGGGCTTCATCGAGGGCACCATCTCGCAGATCCACCCGCCCAAGCTGTCGGTGGCCTTCAAGGTGTCCTTCGCCCTGGTGGTGGGCCTGGGCGTCTACGCCTACCTGGGCTCGGATTGGATGCGCGGGGCGGGTCGCGCGCGGGACGGGGTGGCTACTCCGCCCAGGTGA
- a CDS encoding DUF4129 domain-containing protein, translating to MANALVVLLVTAALGVLAVVLWRAFNARGKADEGARLEVSSQSAATLAADPMNALSRAPEGWAHLADELAARGEYREAVRGLYLALLSRLHHQGAIHYDPRLSNWDYLRQFRGRSEWVPPLRELTLRFDFAWYGNLPVGERGYRDFRTLCAPMLSTPAVAEPARA from the coding sequence GTGGCGAACGCGCTGGTGGTGCTCCTCGTCACCGCCGCGCTGGGCGTGCTCGCGGTGGTGCTGTGGCGAGCGTTCAACGCCCGGGGCAAGGCGGACGAGGGCGCGCGGCTCGAGGTGAGCAGCCAGAGCGCGGCGACGCTCGCGGCGGATCCGATGAACGCCCTGTCGCGCGCCCCCGAGGGCTGGGCCCACCTCGCCGACGAGCTGGCCGCCCGGGGCGAGTACCGCGAGGCGGTGCGCGGCCTGTACCTCGCCCTGCTCTCGCGCCTGCACCACCAGGGCGCCATCCACTACGACCCGCGCCTGAGCAACTGGGACTACCTGCGCCAGTTCCGCGGCCGGAGCGAATGGGTGCCCCCCTTGCGCGAGCTGACGCTGCGCTTCGACTTCGCCTGGTACGGCAACCTGCCCGTGGGCGAGCGGGGCTACCGCGACTTCCGGACGCTGTGCGCCCCGATGCTCTCCACGCCCGCCGTCGCGGAGCCCGCCCGTGCGTGA
- a CDS encoding DUF4129 domain-containing protein gives MAASALELRPRGAVALMDAALRLCVRGSGIWALTLPGGVLVTAALLHLTDAVAHRRPLALPALGFTLAWLARGLFQGAACHHVQQLLLGPGPEAPTVRASLHAALARAPSLLCAVAYLLVFNTVTLGVTLGLAYVFLSAHIVGYAATLQGRGSPLDLYGQCSKLLGPAKFTAIGVRLLMLVQGLVLLNLHIAANALFYVGRKLLGIDLTFAERFASLDNPSWDVFLVAVTFTLFEPLRAATASLLLIDGRVRQEGLDLLAAVQQLPVRKSALGLLVLVGMNLLAPTAQAQPKESSPPPGDLVPRVELLAEACEWDAAVLEEWRRTLASLGPEEARKVARLVRSVEAEVEENEDCAPLDRLDEGLALAASTAELERQRADAASARTRARDILARPEFQEPAPRAEQEEAPPDDTVPDSRWERFVKWLAKKLEELFRRRPDPAPPPPTPWAWEDRRWRTRWWCSSSPPRWACSRWCCGERSTPGARRTRARGSR, from the coding sequence ATGGCCGCCTCCGCGCTCGAACTGCGCCCCCGAGGAGCCGTGGCCCTGATGGATGCCGCCCTGCGCCTGTGCGTGCGCGGCTCGGGCATCTGGGCCCTCACCCTCCCCGGCGGCGTGCTCGTCACCGCCGCGCTCCTCCACCTGACGGACGCGGTGGCACACCGCCGCCCGCTCGCCCTCCCCGCCCTGGGCTTCACCCTGGCCTGGCTCGCCCGGGGCCTCTTCCAGGGCGCCGCCTGCCACCATGTCCAGCAACTGCTGCTCGGCCCGGGTCCCGAGGCGCCCACCGTCCGGGCCTCCCTGCACGCCGCCCTGGCCCGCGCTCCCAGCCTGCTGTGCGCGGTGGCCTATCTGCTCGTCTTCAACACGGTGACACTCGGCGTCACGCTGGGGCTCGCCTATGTGTTCCTGTCCGCCCACATCGTGGGTTACGCGGCTACCCTTCAGGGCCGGGGCAGTCCGTTGGACCTGTATGGTCAGTGCTCGAAGCTGCTGGGGCCCGCGAAGTTCACCGCCATCGGCGTGCGCCTGCTGATGCTCGTGCAGGGGCTCGTCCTGCTCAACCTGCACATCGCGGCCAACGCCCTGTTCTACGTGGGCCGCAAGCTGCTCGGCATCGATCTCACCTTCGCCGAGCGCTTCGCCTCCCTCGACAACCCTTCCTGGGACGTCTTCCTCGTCGCCGTGACCTTCACCCTCTTCGAGCCCCTGCGCGCCGCCACCGCCTCGCTGCTGCTGATCGATGGCCGGGTGCGCCAGGAGGGGTTGGACCTGCTCGCCGCGGTGCAACAGCTCCCGGTCCGCAAGTCGGCGCTCGGGCTGCTCGTGCTCGTGGGAATGAACCTCCTGGCTCCCACCGCCCAGGCGCAACCCAAGGAGTCCTCTCCCCCTCCTGGGGACCTGGTCCCGCGCGTGGAGCTGCTGGCCGAGGCGTGTGAGTGGGACGCGGCCGTGCTCGAGGAGTGGCGGCGCACGCTCGCCTCGCTCGGCCCGGAGGAGGCGAGGAAGGTGGCGCGGCTGGTGCGCTCCGTGGAAGCCGAGGTGGAGGAGAACGAGGATTGTGCCCCCCTGGATCGGCTCGACGAGGGACTCGCCCTGGCGGCGAGCACCGCGGAGCTGGAGCGGCAACGGGCGGATGCCGCGAGCGCCCGGACACGCGCCCGGGACATCCTCGCGCGGCCCGAGTTCCAGGAGCCCGCCCCCCGGGCCGAGCAGGAGGAGGCGCCCCCCGACGACACCGTGCCCGACAGCCGATGGGAGCGCTTCGTCAAGTGGCTCGCGAAGAAGCTCGAGGAGCTCTTCCGCCGCCGGCCGGACCCCGCCCCCCCCCCTCCGACACCCTGGGCCTGGGAGGACAGGAGGTGGCGAACGCGCTGGTGGTGCTCCTCGTCACCGCCGCGCTGGGCGTGCTCGCGGTGGTGCTGTGGCGAGCGTTCAACGCCCGGGGCAAGGCGGACGAGGGCGCGCGGCTCGAGGTGA
- a CDS encoding DUF58 domain-containing protein: protein MIPTGRLWVLLCLLAVPMMAAGFFPGLGGAVLALDTLALVLAALDFLMARRVRLEVSRQLPPRLSVGAPNKVELLLVHRGPRDVEVRVHDDVPESFTAEPEEAPLRLPADSQTRWVYRVTPAKRGRFGFGDVHVRVRGPLGLLLHERRVPAAQDVAVFPDMRGASRLLLSGAALDLVNLGLRQLRRDGRGSEFARLRDYAQGDSVREVDWKATARRTRPVTRVMESERSQSLLICVDAGRSMAARVDGLTKLDHAVNAALFLAFVAVRNGDRVGLAVFADGVKAYLPPAAGRLQYRKILDTLYATTPSLTYVDYLALFKELNVRLNRRSLLCVFTDFLDEEQASTLVAPLHRLARRHVPLCLSVRDTALTALLRTPPAGPEQAYQQAVASELLSDRESLKAKVSAGGVHMLDVRPDELSLAAVNRYLDIKARGVL, encoded by the coding sequence GTGATTCCCACCGGGCGCCTGTGGGTGCTGCTGTGCCTGCTCGCCGTGCCGATGATGGCCGCGGGGTTCTTCCCCGGCCTGGGCGGCGCGGTGCTGGCCCTGGACACGCTCGCGCTCGTGCTCGCGGCCCTGGACTTCCTCATGGCGCGGCGGGTACGGCTGGAGGTGAGCCGGCAGCTGCCTCCCCGCCTGTCGGTGGGCGCGCCCAACAAGGTGGAGCTGCTCCTGGTGCACCGGGGCCCCCGGGACGTGGAGGTGCGGGTGCACGACGACGTGCCCGAGTCCTTCACGGCCGAGCCGGAGGAGGCGCCGCTGCGGCTGCCCGCGGACAGTCAGACGCGCTGGGTGTACCGGGTGACGCCGGCGAAGCGGGGGCGGTTCGGCTTCGGCGACGTGCATGTGCGGGTGCGCGGGCCCCTGGGCCTGCTGCTGCACGAGCGCCGCGTCCCCGCCGCCCAGGACGTGGCGGTGTTCCCGGACATGCGCGGCGCCAGCCGACTGTTGCTCTCGGGCGCGGCGTTGGATCTGGTGAACCTGGGCCTGCGGCAGTTGCGCCGGGATGGCCGGGGCAGCGAGTTCGCGCGCCTGCGTGACTATGCCCAGGGCGACTCGGTGCGCGAGGTGGATTGGAAGGCCACGGCCCGGCGTACCCGGCCCGTCACGCGGGTGATGGAGTCCGAGCGCTCGCAATCCCTGCTCATCTGCGTGGACGCGGGCCGCTCCATGGCGGCGCGGGTGGACGGGCTCACCAAGCTGGACCACGCCGTCAACGCGGCGCTCTTCCTGGCCTTCGTGGCGGTGCGCAATGGAGACCGGGTGGGGCTCGCCGTGTTCGCCGATGGCGTGAAGGCGTACCTGCCCCCGGCGGCGGGCCGCCTCCAGTACCGGAAGATCCTGGACACGCTCTACGCCACCACGCCGAGCCTCACCTACGTGGACTACCTGGCGCTCTTCAAGGAGCTGAACGTGCGCCTCAACCGGCGCAGCCTCCTGTGCGTGTTCACGGACTTCCTCGACGAGGAGCAGGCCTCCACCCTGGTGGCCCCCCTGCACCGGCTGGCCCGGCGGCACGTCCCCCTGTGCCTGTCCGTGCGCGACACCGCGCTCACGGCGCTGCTGCGCACCCCTCCCGCCGGCCCCGAGCAGGCCTACCAGCAGGCCGTGGCCAGTGAGCTGCTCTCGGACCGCGAGTCCCTCAAGGCCAAGGTGAGCGCCGGCGGCGTGCACATGCTCGACGTGCGGCCCGACGAGTTGAGCCTCGCCGCCGTCAACCGCTACCTCGACATCAAGGCGCGCGGCGTGTTGTAG